DNA from Corynebacterium aurimucosum ATCC 700975:
GGCACCGGGGGAATCGGAAAGTTCGGCTTCCAGCGGGTAAGGAACGAAGGCGGATTGGCTGGGACCACCGCCCACAAGAGGGCCGGTTTGCGGTTCTTCAAAGACGCCGACGACGGCGAGCTCAATTGGGGAGGCCTCTTGGGTTTCGAAGCTTACGTATTGGCCAATGGCGTCTTCAGGAGCACCGAAAAGTTTGGTGGCGGTCTCCTTATCCAGCATGGCTACTGCCCGGCTGGAATCGATATCGTCTTCGCTGAGGAAACGCCCGGCCACGATGGAATAGGAGGAGCCGGAGACATAGTCCGGGTTGGTCGGGCGGACGAGGAGGTTGGCCGTCTCCTCCCCGGATTCGCCCTCGACCACGAGGGTGCCGGAATAGGAGCTGTATTCGCCGATATTGATGCCGGCGATCTGATCTCCCAAGACCTCCTTGGCGCGGTCCAGCATGTCCGGGGTGAGCATCGAGGACTCGTCCTCGACAAAGCCGCCGCCCATGAAGGGATCATCGGCTTCTTCCTCTTCGCCCTCCTCAGGGCGCTCCTTGACCTGGACGGTGAAGTTATTGGCGCCGACCTTGTCCAAGTCTTTCTGCACGGAAGCCTGCAAGGAGTGGCCGAGCGTGACGATGGCGATGACCGCGGCGATGCCGATGATGACGCCCAAGAGCGTCAGCGCCGAGCGCATCTTGTTGGTGCGCAGGCTGGTCAGCGCCATCTTGGTGGATTCAGCAAAATTCATGACAGCACACCGTCCTTCATCGTGACGGTGCGGCTGCACTCATCAGCCAATTCCGGGTTGTGGGTAATGAACAAAATGGTCTTTCCATGCGTGCGGTGCAGTTCGTGGAAGAGGTCCATGACCATGCGGCCGGTCTGCGAATCCAGCGCGCCGGTGGGCTCGTCCGCTAGGAGAATCTCCGGCTGGTTGGCCAAGGCGCGTGCCACCGCCACGCGCTGCTTCTGACCACCGGAGAGCTCATTGGGGAGGTGGTTCATGCGGTCGGACATGCCGACCATCTCCAGAAGCTCTTCCGCACGCTGGGTGCGCTCGTGAGCCGAAACGCCCGCATAGACCATGGGCATCTCCACGTTCTTCAGCGCGGACATGCGGCCGATCAGGTTGAAATTCTGGAAGATGAAACCGATTTTTTGGCCGCGGAAGGAGGCTAGTTTGTCGTCGCCAAGCGCCAGCGCATCCACGCCAGCCAGCTGGTACTCGCCAGCGGTGGGGCGGTCGAGGAGGCCGATGATGTTCATGAGCGTGGACTTGCCGGAGCCGGACTGGCCCACGACGGCCACGAACTCGCCCTCCTCCACGCTGAAGTCGAGGCCCGGGATGACGGTCAGCTCGCTGTCGAGGCCCTCGTTGAAGCGTTTGACGATTCCCCGCATCTCAATGAGGCGGCTCATGCGTTCT
Protein-coding regions in this window:
- a CDS encoding ABC transporter ATP-binding protein, with product MSRLIEMRGIVKRFNEGLDSELTVIPGLDFSVEEGEFVAVVGQSGSGKSTLMNIIGLLDRPTAGEYQLAGVDALALGDDKLASFRGQKIGFIFQNFNLIGRMSALKNVEMPMVYAGVSAHERTQRAEELLEMVGMSDRMNHLPNELSGGQKQRVAVARALANQPEILLADEPTGALDSQTGRMVMDLFHELHRTHGKTILFITHNPELADECSRTVTMKDGVLS
- a CDS encoding ABC transporter permease gives rise to the protein MNFAESTKMALTSLRTNKMRSALTLLGVIIGIAAVIAIVTLGHSLQASVQKDLDKVGANNFTVQVKERPEEGEEEEADDPFMGGGFVEDESSMLTPDMLDRAKEVLGDQIAGINIGEYSSYSGTLVVEGESGEETANLLVRPTNPDYVSGSSYSIVAGRFLSEDDIDSSRAVAMLDKETATKLFGAPEDAIGQYVSFETQEASPIELAVVGVFEEPQTGPLVGGGPSQSAFVPYPLEAELSDSPGAGTAFSEVTVRGNPDLDKSAVASNLQRVFDSYYKDNPDYMVKVTDFSDDLASLNQIFTTMSLVLAAIGGISLLVGGIGVMNIMLITVTERTREIGIRKALGARRRDIRIQFITEAIVVCLIGGLIGIAIGTAAGMAGAAAIGALVAPPLWAVILSLLFSLAIGLFFGYYPAGKAAKLDPIEALRYE